A window from Oncorhynchus mykiss isolate Arlee chromosome 9, USDA_OmykA_1.1, whole genome shotgun sequence encodes these proteins:
- the LOC110531455 gene encoding uncharacterized protein LOC110531455 isoform X3, which translates to MNYKHAAPWSSPSSLECRDTYIFNCKRVKDIHTGQVNQWLEEDFEWPNRPNTGGHLVGSSSTTVLTENEPNPPYGGRVGMQYDAEGDSLSSSSTRLQSPYHGTQAQVSKRPEIIYHDYSSWGADRDAIQVMQTTATSSGQHFTLSDPGSQSELRISIPEIRTYSEI; encoded by the exons TGCCGTGACACATATATATTTAACTGTAAGAG gGTGAAAGATATTCATACTGGACAAGTTAACCAGTGGCTGGAGGAAGACTTTGAATGGCCCAACAGGCCAAATACAGGTGGCCACTTGGTTGGTTCAAGTAGTACCACAGTCCTAACAG AGAATGAGCCTAACCCACCTTATGGGGGCCGAGTGGGCATGCAGTACGACGCAGAGGGAGATTCCCTGTCATCCTCCAGTACAAGGCTGCAGTCTCCCTACCATGGAACACAGGCACAG GTGTCCAAGAGGCCTGAGATCATCTACCATGACTACAGTTCCTGGGGTGCTGATAGGGACGCCATTCAAGTCATGCAGACTACTGCCACCTCGTCAGGGCAGCATTTTACATTGAGTGACCCTGGCAGCCAATCAGAG CTTAGGATCAGCATACCGGAGATAAGGACTTACTCTGAGATCTAG